The following coding sequences lie in one Sphingomonas sp. M1-B02 genomic window:
- the serA gene encoding phosphoglycerate dehydrogenase, which translates to MPKVLISDKMDPKAAEIFRARGVEVDEITGKTPEELKAIIGQYDGLAIRSSTKVTPEILEAATNLKVVGRAGIGVDNVDIPAASAKGVVVMNTPFGNSITTAEHAIALMFALARDLPEADKSTQAGKWEKNRFMGVEVTGKTLGLIGAGNIGSIVADRALGLKMKVIAYDPFLTPERAIEMGVEKMSLDDLLLRADFITLHTPLTDQTRNILSAENLAKTKKGVRIVNCARGGLIDEAALKAGLDSGHIGGAALDVFVTEPAKESPLFGTPNFISTPHLGASTNEAQVNVAIQVAEQMADFLVSGGVTNALNMPSLSAEEAPRLKPYMALAERLGSLVGQLAHDSLSSISIEVEGAAAELNQKPITGAVLAGLMRVHSDTVNMVNAPFLAKERGLDVREVRHEREGDYHTLVRVTVGTQAGDRSVAGTLFGNQAPRLVELFGIKVEADLAGHMLYIVNEDAPGFIGRLGTTLGEAGVNIGTFHLGRRQAGGEAVLLLSVDDEVTAELIGKVRSLPGVKTAMALKF; encoded by the coding sequence GAAGAACTGAAGGCGATCATCGGCCAGTATGACGGCCTCGCGATCCGCAGCTCGACCAAGGTCACCCCGGAAATCCTCGAAGCCGCGACCAACCTCAAGGTCGTCGGCCGAGCCGGCATCGGCGTCGACAATGTCGATATCCCCGCAGCCAGCGCCAAGGGCGTGGTCGTCATGAACACCCCCTTCGGCAACTCGATCACCACCGCCGAACATGCCATCGCTTTGATGTTCGCGCTCGCCCGCGATCTCCCCGAGGCCGACAAGTCGACCCAGGCCGGCAAGTGGGAGAAGAACCGCTTCATGGGCGTCGAAGTCACCGGCAAGACGCTGGGGCTGATCGGCGCGGGCAATATCGGCTCGATCGTCGCCGATCGCGCCTTGGGCCTCAAGATGAAGGTGATCGCCTACGATCCCTTCCTCACGCCCGAGCGCGCGATCGAGATGGGGGTCGAGAAGATGAGCCTCGACGATCTGCTGCTGCGCGCCGATTTCATCACGCTGCACACGCCGCTGACCGATCAGACGCGCAACATCCTATCGGCCGAAAACCTCGCCAAGACCAAGAAGGGCGTGCGCATCGTCAATTGCGCGCGCGGCGGGCTGATCGACGAGGCCGCGCTCAAGGCGGGGCTCGACAGCGGCCATATCGGCGGCGCCGCGCTCGACGTGTTCGTGACCGAGCCGGCCAAGGAATCGCCCCTGTTCGGCACGCCCAACTTCATTTCCACCCCACATCTCGGCGCCTCGACCAACGAGGCGCAGGTCAATGTCGCGATCCAGGTCGCCGAGCAGATGGCCGACTTCCTCGTCTCGGGCGGCGTCACCAACGCGCTCAACATGCCGTCGCTCTCCGCCGAGGAGGCCCCGCGGCTCAAGCCCTATATGGCGCTCGCCGAGCGGCTCGGCAGCCTCGTCGGTCAGCTCGCGCATGATTCGCTCAGCTCGATCTCGATCGAAGTCGAGGGTGCCGCCGCCGAGCTCAACCAGAAGCCGATCACCGGCGCGGTGCTCGCCGGGCTGATGCGCGTCCATTCGGACACGGTGAACATGGTCAACGCACCCTTCCTCGCGAAGGAGCGCGGGCTCGACGTGCGCGAAGTGCGCCACGAGCGCGAAGGCGATTACCACACGCTGGTGCGCGTCACCGTCGGCACCCAGGCGGGTGACCGCTCGGTGGCGGGCACCCTGTTCGGCAATCAGGCGCCGCGGCTGGTCGAGCTGTTCGGCATCAAGGTCGAGGCCGATCTCGCCGGCCACATGCTCTACATCGTCAACGAGGATGCCCCCGGCTTCATCGGCCGGCTCGGTACCACATTGGGCGAGGCCGGCGTCAACATCGGCACCTTCCACCTCGGCCGTCGCCAGGCCGGCGGCGAGGCGGTGCTCCTCCTCTCGGTCGACGACGAAGTGACCGCCGAGCTGATCGGCAAGGTCCGGAGCCTGCCGGGGGTCAAGACCGCGATGGCGCTGAAGTTCTGA
- a CDS encoding ATP phosphoribosyltransferase regulatory subunit, whose product MTGLLPEGFHDRLPPAADAAAGLEARILGVARLYGYEQVDPPLAEFADELASRLKAGGLRDAVRFVDPVSQRTLAIRPDLTAQVGRIAATRMAHHPRPVRLSYAGQGLKLSASALNPQRSKRQIGCELIGLDTVAAASEIVQVAIEALQAAGVTGLSLDFTLPDLVDTLAADAPQLEALRERLDAKDAGGVAAIDPAYLPLIEAAGPFDAAMARLRAIDTGQLTSRLDGLAQIAAAIDGQATLTLDPTERHGFEYQSWLGFSIFARGVRGEIGRGGSYTVVHDGGREEPAVGFSLFADPILDSGFGTGERRRLFLPFGTPKATGAALRHEGWVTVAALETDDTPEAQLCSHALTAEGPAPL is encoded by the coding sequence ATGACAGGACTCCTGCCCGAGGGCTTCCACGATCGCCTGCCCCCCGCCGCCGATGCCGCGGCAGGGCTGGAAGCGCGCATTCTCGGCGTCGCGCGGCTCTATGGCTATGAACAGGTCGATCCGCCGCTCGCCGAATTCGCTGACGAACTGGCGAGCCGGCTCAAGGCGGGCGGGCTGCGTGACGCAGTGCGCTTCGTCGATCCCGTGTCGCAGCGCACGCTGGCGATCCGACCCGACCTCACCGCGCAGGTCGGCCGGATCGCAGCGACCCGCATGGCCCATCATCCGCGGCCGGTGCGGCTATCCTATGCGGGGCAAGGGCTGAAGCTCAGTGCCTCGGCGCTCAACCCCCAGCGCTCGAAGCGCCAGATCGGCTGCGAGCTGATCGGGCTCGATACCGTTGCCGCCGCCAGCGAGATCGTCCAGGTCGCGATCGAGGCGCTCCAGGCGGCGGGGGTGACCGGCCTCTCGCTCGATTTCACGCTTCCCGATCTGGTCGACACGCTCGCCGCCGATGCGCCGCAGCTCGAGGCCTTGCGCGAGCGGCTCGACGCCAAGGATGCTGGCGGAGTCGCGGCGATCGATCCTGCCTATCTGCCGCTGATCGAGGCGGCGGGGCCGTTCGATGCGGCGATGGCGCGGCTCCGCGCGATCGATACCGGGCAGCTCACCAGCCGGCTCGACGGGCTGGCGCAGATCGCCGCGGCGATCGACGGCCAGGCGACGCTCACGCTCGACCCGACCGAGCGACACGGCTTCGAATATCAGAGCTGGCTCGGCTTCTCGATCTTCGCCCGGGGCGTCCGCGGCGAGATCGGCCGTGGCGGCAGCTACACCGTGGTGCATGACGGCGGGCGCGAGGAACCTGCGGTGGGCTTCTCGCTGTTCGCGGACCCGATCCTCGATTCAGGCTTCGGCACCGGCGAGCGGCGGCGACTGTTCCTCCCCTTCGGCACCCCGAAGGCGACGGGCGCGGCGCTGCGCCACGAAGGCTGGGTCACGGTCGCGGCGCTGGAGACCGACGATACGCCCGAGGCGCAGCTCTGCAGCCACGCCCTCACGGCCGAGGGTCCCGCCCCGCTTTAG